A single genomic interval of Nerophis ophidion isolate RoL-2023_Sa linkage group LG11, RoL_Noph_v1.0, whole genome shotgun sequence harbors:
- the gdf6a gene encoding growth/differentiation factor 6-A, with the protein MFASRLVTLYVGLLLVFLWNIPCFHSAAIISPSSPRRNRGVRPPHQRSIKLLKDIFASSHHPASQHKEEPGKDDVVPHDYMLSIYRTYSAAEKLGLNASFFRSSKSANTITSFVDRGTDDLLHSTLRRQKYLFDVSTLSDKEELVGAELRIFRRASGDSQTTGLYRVRLYPCGSDALLDSTLLDPVDSAGSGWAVLDVWEMFKSHHRRNQLCLQLRVTLGNSDTELDLRALGLDRGGRPQQEKAILVAYTRSKKRENLFNEMKEKIKSRRSTKGIEVLRPSEAEAEEEVRGEGPRRRRRTALSNRHGKRHGKKSKSRCSKKALHVNFKELGWDDWIIAPLDYEAYHCEGVCDFPLRSHLEPTNHAIIQTLMNSMDPNSTPPSCCVPTKLSPISILYIDSGNNVVYKQYEDMVVEQCGCR; encoded by the exons ATGTTTGCATCCCGACTTGTCACACTTTACGTGGGCCTGCTGCTTGTTTTCCTCTGGAATATTCCATGTTTCCACTCAGCTGCTATCATCTCTCCATCCAGTCCGAGGAGGAACCGAGGAGTCAGACCCCCCCACCAAAGGTCCATCAAGCTCCTCAAAGACATCTTCGCGTCCTCCCATCACCCGGCCAGCCAGCATAAAGAAGAGCCCGGGAAGGACGACGTCGTGCCGCATGATTACATGCTCTCCATTTACAGGACCTACTCGGCGGCGGAGAAACTGGGACTAAACGCCAGCTTTTTCCGCTCCTCCAAGTCCGCCAACACCATCACAAGTTTCGTGGACAGAGGAACAG ACGATCTTTTGCACTCTACTCTGCGAAGACAAAAGTATCTGTTTGATGTCTCAACCCTTTCAGACAAAGAGGAGCTGGTCGGGGCCGAATTAAGGATATTTAGGAGAGCGTCGGGCGACTCGCAGACGACAGGCCTCTATCGCGTCCGGCTCTACCCGTGCGGCTCGGACGCGCTGCTGGACTCCACGCTGCTGGACCCCGTGGACTCCGCCGGGTCCGGGTGGGCGGTTCTGGACGTGTGGGAGATGTTTAAATCCCACCATCGGAGGAACCAGCTCTGCCTGCAGCTCAGAGTCACTCTAGGGAACTCTGACACGGAGCTGGACCTCAGGGCGCTGGGCCTGGACAGGGGTGGGCGACCCCAGCAGGAAAAAGCCATTCTGGTAGCCTACACCCGCTCCAAGAAGAGGGAGAACCTCTTCAACGAGATGAAGGAGAAGATCAAGTCGCGGAGGTCCACCAAGGGGATAGAGGTGTTGAGGCCCTCGGAGGCGGAGGCGGAGGAGGAAGTCAGGGGAGAGGGGCCCCGGCGGCGGCGACGGACAGCACTGAGCAACCGTCACGGGAAGCGACACGGGAAGAAGTCCAAATCCAGGTGCAGCAAAAAGGCACTGCACGTGAATTTTAAAGAGCTGGGCTGGGACGACTGGATAATCGCGCCCCTGGACTACGAGGCGTACCACTGCGAGGGCGTGTGCGACTTCCCGCTCCGATCCCACCTGGAGCCCACCAACCACGCCATCATACAGACGCTCATGAACTCCATGGACCCCAACAGCACGCCGCCCAGCTGCTGCGTCCCCACCAAGCTGAGCCCCATCAGCATCCTGTACATCGACTCGGGCAACAACGTGGTGTACAAACAGTACGAGGACATGGTGGTGGAGCAGTGCGGGTGCAGGTAG